The proteins below come from a single Cannabis sativa cultivar Pink pepper isolate KNU-18-1 chromosome 3, ASM2916894v1, whole genome shotgun sequence genomic window:
- the LOC115704796 gene encoding uncharacterized protein LOC115704796: protein MDLLEEWKFLFPISAVFRSPLLLWSPSTKPIFFHYLDELFEQKGEVAKFVSDELEKLYLLEDFLLGAHYLDLSYCIEIFMLKCLLLLLPYQTEQVAEEDLRHRASYKVLKKY, encoded by the exons ATGGACTTGTTGGAGGAGTGGAAATTCTTGTTTCCAATCTCAGCAGTCTTCAGGTCTCCGCTGCTTCTCTGGAGCCCTTCCACTAAACCCATTTTCTTCCATTACCTGGATGAGCTATTTGAACAAAAGGGTGAGGTTGCCAAATTTGTGTCAGATGAACTTGAGAAG CTATACTTGCTGGAAGATTTCTTATTAGGAGCACATTATCTTGATCTTAGCTACTGTATTGAAATCTTTATGTTGAAATGTTTGCTGCTATTGCTGCCATATCAAACAGAACAAGTTGCAGAAGAGGACTTACGTCATCGGGCAAGTTACAAAGTATTGAAGAAATACTAA
- the LOC115709996 gene encoding ubiquitin-like modifier-activating enzyme 5 — MEEELKEVLKELNSLKQSFTDPSHRAPIDKIQLHVERIANLGNSGLVRRSKVKDMSAEVVDSNPYSRLMALQRMGIVENYERIRDFSVAIVGVGGVGSVAAEMLTRCGIGRLLLYDYDKVELANMNRLFFRPEQVNMTKTDAAVQTLSDINPDVVLESYTLNITTVQGFDTFVSSLKNKSFRPNKEGSGVDLVLSCVDNYEARMAVNQGCNELNQTWMESGVSEDAVSGHIQLLIPGETACFACAPPLVVASGVDERTLKREGVCAASLPTTMGVIAGLLVQNTLKFLLNFGLVSPYLGYNSLKDFFPTMEMKPNPQCSNGACMERQKEYLILKPARDAAAKAKMEAETSLVVEAPLHLDNEWSISVVDESELDKVDAKTSDALPDGLIRELPSADDYQTQPNEASASSNIDDLEDLRKQLEALNG, encoded by the exons aTGGAGGAAGAGCTGAAAGAGGTGCTGAAGGAGCTCAATTCTCTGAAGCAATCGTTCACTGATCCTTCTCACCGAGCGCCAATTGACAAG ATACAATTGCATGTGGAACGTATTGCAAATCTTGGAAACTCTGGACTTGTTCGGCGTTCTAAAGTAAAG GATATGAGTGCGGAGGTTGTGGATAGCAATCCATACAGTAGGCTCATGGCTCTTCAGAGAATGGGCATTGTGGAGAACTATGAAAGAATACGGGATTTCTCTGTTGCCATTGTT GGAGTAGGTGGTGTGGGAAGTGTGGCAGCTGAAATGCTAACAAGATGTGGTATAGGTCGCCTTTTGTTGTATGATTATGACAAAGTGGAGCTGGCTAACATGAACCGGCTATTTTTTCGTCCAGAGCAG GTTAACATGACAAAGACAGATGCTGCTGTACAGACACTTTCTGACATAAATCCTGATGTTGTACTTGAG AGCTATACGCTGAACATCACTACAGTGCAAGGTTTTGATACATTTGTAtcaagtttgaaaaataaatcttTTCGGCCGAACAAAGAAGGTAGTGGAGTGGATCTTGTACTTAGCTGTGTGGATAACTATGAAGCGAGGATGGCTGTTAACCAG GGTTGCAACGAACTGAACCAGACATGGATGGAATCTG GTGTATCCGAAGATGCTGTGTCAGGTCATATTCAGTTGCTGATTCCAGGCGAAACTGCCTGTTTTGCATGTGCACCTCCTTTG GTTGTGGCATCTGGAGTAGATGAACGTACGCTAAAGCGTGAAGGGGTTTGTGCTGCATCTTTACCTACCACAATG GGAGTTATTGCTGGGCTTCTAGTCCaaaacacacttaaatttttgcTGAACTTTGGGCTGGTCTCCCCATACTTG GGATACAATTCTCTTAAAGACTTCTTCCCAACCATGGAAATGAAGCCAAATCCTCAATGTTCAAATGGAGCTTGTATGGAACGGCAG AAAGAGTACTTAATTTTAAAGCCAGCCAGGGATGCTGCAGCTAAAGCAAAAATGGAAGCTGAAACATCTTTGGTTGTTGAAGCCCCACTTCATCTTGATAATGAATGGAGTATAAG TGTTGTCGATGAAAGTGAGCTGGATAAGGTGGACGCCAAAACTTCAG aTGCTCTACCAGATGGTCTTATTAGGGAGCTTCCAAGTGCAGATGATTACCAAACACAGCCCAATGAAGCATCAGCTTCTTCTAATATTGACGATTTAGAAGATCTTCGAAAGCAGCTTGAAGCTCTCAACGGTTAA